The following are encoded together in the Triticum dicoccoides isolate Atlit2015 ecotype Zavitan chromosome 6B, WEW_v2.0, whole genome shotgun sequence genome:
- the LOC119323149 gene encoding ethylene-responsive transcription factor-like protein At4g13040, whose translation MVSLRRRRLLGLCSGKDSLPVDLPKPVENEKHGEVEHANVNPLSVHPLPLTRTSDVLPESSNGSDSLKEEKNQYYPGKEIKRRKRHRRKQYVDQEPCIMRGVYFKNMKWQAAIKVDKKQIHLGTVGTQDEAARLYDRAAFMCGREPNFELSEEEKNELVKYTWDDFLAITRNTITSKKQRKVGSLRHNKADLFIGDTEMVNGGGSSNSDDGDVDTSIS comes from the exons GCAAAGATTCATTGCCAGTTGATCTTCCTAAGCCTGTTGAGAATGAAAAGCATGGGGAAGTTGAACATGCAAATGTCAATCCGCTCAGTGTGCACCCACTGCCCTTG ACCAGGACTTCTGACGTACTTCCAGAATCCTCAAATGGTTCCGACTCTCTGAAAGAagagaaaaaccaatactatccaG GTAAGGAGATTAAGCGCAGAAAGCGACATAGAAGAAAGCAGTATGTGGACCAAGAGCCATGCATAATGAGAGGGGTCTATTTCAAAAATATGAAATGGCAAGCTGCTATAAAAGTTGACAAGAAACAAATTCACTTGGGTACTGTTGGAACACAGGATGAGGCAGCCCGGCTATATGATAG GGCTGCTTTTATGTGTGGAAGAGAGCCCAATTTTGAACTTTCTGAGGAAGAGAAAAACGAACTGGTTAAGTACACATGGGACGATTTCCTGGCAATAACACGCAACACCATAACCAGCAAAA AACAAAGAAAGGTTGGGTCGCTAAGGCATAATAAGGCAGACTTGTTCATAGgagatactgagatggtcaatggtGGCGGGTCTTCGAActcagatgatggagatgttgACACATCGATATCCTAG